The DNA window CCGCCTTGCGGCTCGCCGCTCAACAGCACCACGAAATCCGTGCCTTTGCCGGTCTCGGAACTCAACGCCTCATCGGTGACGATCAGGGAAGACCGCGGTGCTATCCCGGCGATGCGATCCAATGCGTCTTGTGGAATGACAATCCGGTCGAGCGCGCTCTTGGCGCTGGCTGGCCCCGCCATCATCGGCTCGGCATCGTGGTCGGTCCTGCGCGCCGGGCCTTTCGACTCGGGCACGCCGTCAAGCGAACGCCCGTGCTCCAAGGAGACGACGCTCCATCGCAGCTTGGTCCCACCCTCGGTCCGTTCCATGGCGGTAAAGATATGCGTGCCGATCGGACGATCCGGATCCAGGATCGTCACCGGAATATCCAGCACGGGCTCAAAGCCTTGCCGGACATAAAGCCTCTGCGTCTTGCGGCTAATCAGCATCGATACCGGCTCGAACTCGCGCATGACCTGACGCGCCGCCTCGGCCGCGGCGACCCGCGCCGTCTCCGCGCTTGCAATCGCTTCACGCGTTGCCGTGACGGCGTCGAGTTTCGGCTGCAGTTCCGCTTTTGCGGCATCCAATTGGGTCTGCGACTCGGCAACCTTGGCGACAGCCTGTGCCTTTTCGCTTTCAGCCTGTTCGTTTGCCTCCCCCGGGATTGCGGAGCCAAGCTTCGCCTCGGCGGCCGCCAATAGCGCGTCGGCCCTTCGCTTTTGGCTTTCCGCGACACGTACCGGGGCCATGGCCTGCACAGACTCCCGGAAGGCGGCCCCGGCGGCCAGTCTGGCTTGTTCCGCCTTCTTCGCCGCCTCATTCGCGTCCGCAAGAAGGGCAGCAGCCTTGGCGCCGTCACCCGGCTTCGCCTCAAACAGAACCGGATGGGCTATCTGGATGGGCGCCACATCGATCGGTGCCACGATTACCCGCAAGCCCATCTGGGTCATGTCGAACAGGCGCTCAGCGAAGTCGAAGGGCATCCGAACGCATCCATGAGACGCCGGATATCCCGGCAGAGGTCCGCCGTGGAGCGCGATGCCTGACCAGGTGAGGCGTTGCATATTTGGCATGAAGGCATCGTCGTACAGGTTCGAGTGGTGATCCGCATCCTTTTGGATGACACTGAAGATCCCGGCGGGCGTCTCGCGTCCCTTCTGGCCGCTCGACACCGGCGCCCGGAGGATCCAGCCATTCGCGTCATAGATGGTGATCCGCTGGCTCTGGAGCGAAACAATCGCCATGATCGGCTCGCCAGCGGCGCGCGATTCGATG is part of the Bradyrhizobium erythrophlei genome and encodes:
- a CDS encoding L,D-transpeptidase family protein: MNLKRERARPRSVYLAIAVLAALTAAGSHASAKERRSERLVESIESRAAGEPIMAIVSLQSQRITIYDANGWILRAPVSSGQKGRETPAGIFSVIQKDADHHSNLYDDAFMPNMQRLTWSGIALHGGPLPGYPASHGCVRMPFDFAERLFDMTQMGLRVIVAPIDVAPIQIAHPVLFEAKPGDGAKAAALLADANEAAKKAEQARLAAGAAFRESVQAMAPVRVAESQKRRADALLAAAEAKLGSAIPGEANEQAESEKAQAVAKVAESQTQLDAAKAELQPKLDAVTATREAIASAETARVAAAEAARQVMREFEPVSMLISRKTQRLYVRQGFEPVLDIPVTILDPDRPIGTHIFTAMERTEGGTKLRWSVVSLEHGRSLDGVPESKGPARRTDHDAEPMMAGPASAKSALDRIVIPQDALDRIAGIAPRSSLIVTDEALSSETGKGTDFVVLLSGEPQGGIKNRRRDPPGAEFSYVRPREWRSPSWSPFSTW